One Trachemys scripta elegans isolate TJP31775 chromosome 4, CAS_Tse_1.0, whole genome shotgun sequence genomic region harbors:
- the VRTN gene encoding vertnin encodes MIQRHQLVQSVLQELQEATECFGLEGLTSAALEAERTLSSFSLPSYCGRQFQEELEVDRVARSLYPEDAPSNMLPLVCKGEGNHLFEAASVLLWGNPSLSLELQVRTVVEMLLHKHYYLNGMIDSKVMLQAARYSLCTEESPEMTSLPLAILEAIFDADIKATCFPGTFANMWHVYALASVLQCNIYSIYPMSNLKIRPYFNRLIRPRKCGPQTSTLHIMWSGQQLSSQVFKAQYFVAVVGLEELEPTSPPPEPPVQPVQTLELLKSDPRLTYFNLCDRYSITKSTFYRWKRQSREHRQKAATRFAAKHFLQSCFQEGNVIPLQHFRQMFPEISRSTYYAWKHEMQSMVNGGDTSAPAEAMVSREPQGDHQKKPHPDRDDAAKSEGGLRSKIPPLEPNQAGIFMQGAKSYLEKCIAMNTLVPYRCFKRSFPGISRSTYYNWRRKAIKGNPNFKPPQPPSVSQKPLVKGKAYLPFKPGNLPGRKRLNGHRPEPRSLLQLKPSLYNWRKQLRDMAKRHVQQWRLPFCKFRLRYPGFSSTAYWFWKRSSQQMNKHPLWTSSSQQQSQVISEAPGKAEPGIKPQSQMEVAPRHLDKQASVTPYNATISGYAMSERANSRMFVMDVIATAQFKAQAKLFLQQRFESKTFPTYKEFSAHFPLTARSTYYMWKRALHDGLTLVDA; translated from the coding sequence ATGATCCAGCGGCACCAGCTAGTGCAGTCTGTACTGCAGGAGCTACAGGAGGCCACCGAATGCTTTGGGCTAGAGGGACTAACAAGTGCAGCCCTGGAGGCTGAGAGGACCTTGTCCTCTTTCTCCCTACCCAGCTACTGCGGGAGGCAGTTCCAGGAAGAGTTGGAAGTTGACCGGGTGGCAAGAAGCCTGTATCCGGAGGATGCCCCCAGCAACATGCTGCCTCTGGtctgcaagggggaggggaaccACCTGTTTGAGGCAGCCAGTGTGCTGCTATGGGGGAACCCTAGCCTGAGTCTGGAGCTGCAGGTGCGCACAGTTGTGGAGATGCTGCTGCACAAGCATTACTACCTGAACGGCATGATTGACTCCAAGGTGATGCTGCAGGCTGCCCGCTACTCCCTCTGCACCGAGGAATCCCCTGAGATGACCAGCCTGCCTCTGGCCATCCTCGAGGCCATTTTTGATGCTGACATCAAGGCCACTTGTTTCCCTGGCACCTTTGCCAACATGTGGCATGTCTATGCCCTGGCCTCGGTGCTGCAGTGTAACATCTACTCCATCTACCCCATGAGCAACTTGAAGATCCGGCCATACTTCAACCGCCTCATCCGGCCCAGGAAGTGTGGCCCGCAGACCTCCACGCTCCACATCATGTGGTCAGGGCAGCAGCTCTCCTCACAGGTCTTCAAAGCACAGTACTTCGTGGCTGTGGTAGGCCTGGAAGAGCTGGAACCTACAagccctcccccagagcctccagTCCAGCCAGTCCAGACTCTGGAACTGCTGAAGAGTGACCCCCGGCTGACCTACTTTAACCTGTGTGACCGCTACAGCATCACCAAGAGCACCTTCTACCGCTGGAAGCGCCAGTCCCGGGAGCACAGGCAGAAAGCAGCCACCCGGTTTGCAGCCAAACACTTCCTGCAGTCTTGCTTCCAAGAGGGCAATGTGATCCCTCTTCAGCACTTCCGACAAATGTTCCCAGAAATCTCCCGCTCCACTTACTACGCTTGGAAGCACGAGATGCAGAGCATGGTCAATGGCGGCGATACctctgctccagctgaggccatgGTGTCACGGGAGCCTCAGGGAGACCATCAAAAAAAGCCCCACCCAGACAGGGATGATGCAGCAAAGTCAGAGGGTGGCCTAAGGTCAAAGATCCCTCCCCTGGAGCCCAACCAAGCAGGAATCTTCATGCAAGGAGCCAAGTCATACCTAGAGAAATGCATTGCCATGAACACTCTGGTGCCCTACAGGTGCTTCAAGCGCAGCTTCCCTGGTATCTCCAGGTCCACCTACTACAACTGGCGGAGAAAAGCCATTAAGGGGAACCCCAACTTCAAACCCCCTCAGCCTCCCTCAGTCAGCCAGAAGCCCCTAGTGAAAGGGAAGGCATACCTGCCATTCAAGCCTGGAAATCTGCCTGGCAGGAAAAGGCTGAACGGACACCGGCCAGAGCCCAGAAGTCTCCTCCAGCTCAAACCCTCTCTCTATAACTGGAGAAAGCAGCTTAGAGACATGGCCAAGAGGCATGTCCAGCAGTGGCGGCTGCCATTCTGCAAGTTCCGCCTGCGCTATCCAGGCTTCTCCTCCACAGCCTATTGGTTCTGGAAGAGAAGCAGCCAGCAGATGAACAAGCATCCTCTCTGGACCAGCTCATCCCAACAGCAGAGTCAGGTCATCTCTGAGGCTCCTGGAAAAGCAGAGCCTGGGATCAAACCACAGTCACAAATGGAAGTGGCTCCCAGGCATCTAGACAAGCAGGCATCAGTCACCCCCTACAATGCCACAATCTCAGGCTATGCCATGTCAGAAAGAGCCAACAGCCGGATGTTCGTGATGGATGTGATTGCCACTGCCCAGTTCAAAGCTCAGGCCAAACTGTtcctgcagcagcgctttgaatCGAAAACCTTCCCGACCTACAAGGAGTTCAGTGCCCACTTCCCCCTCACGGCACGCTCCACCTACTACATGTGGAAGCGCGCGCTGCATGATGGACTGACACTAGTGGATGCCTGA